The Pyrus communis chromosome 5, drPyrComm1.1, whole genome shotgun sequence region cttttctaacttacatttaagaaacagTGTGTCTATTGCATTTggatccagaaacagtgacttagattctAGAAACAGtaacttagattccagaaacagtaacttaaattccagaaatagtgacttagattccagaaacagtgttacttaaaatccagaaacagtttATTTTTACATTCTAGAAATAATGACCCGTTGTTATTATTGAATATCATGcatatctcaaatttattttctggagaaacaaacgatgaactcTACTGACgaagaaaaactgaaaaacagTACATCGAATATAGTATGAATAATAACGATGATCACATTTCAatgaaataatacaaaatataaattaaatagcttgctgatctttatttttgtttcaaagaaaaagaagaatgttTGCAAAACAACGATGAACTCGATTAACAGCGAAAATCTGAAACTCAacctaaaaaaattaagggtaaaatcgataaatcataatttattataattgaaccatttttagttggactactttaatatggaccttgtactaatcattaaacaaaacttataacatgattttttattaaaactaaaacttttcaagccatttttattagttttccttaaaaccAATGGTATATTGTTGATAATTTGTCAATAATATACATAATTAATAACGATAATCTTTTGTGTTAGGCATAAAGACGAGTATTTATCTCAGTTGTACGCTCAAATTCTAATTGTACACTAATGGGGTTTGCTATTTTGGTACATGCATTCCACTAAAGCAATGTAAACCTATTAAAAATCAAAGTacgaaaaaaggaaaagaaaaaggtatGAAGGTACACATCATTTATTCGTGATAAATGTATCGTCTTTGCATTTATATTAGtctcgttgaaaaaaaaaacttgggtaCTAGTGAGTACCAAATTTACTTGACATGTGTTTTAAATCTAGTGGTCCATGTAGGATGGTCAACAAATTGGGCACTCGCTAGTATTatctgtaaaaaaaattcatacacCTTAAAACAGAAATATTTTTTGTCACATAATACTACAGTCTagtaatattcttctttacttgtaagtgagaaatcttCAGTTCGAATCTCATGAAGGCGAATTCGCATATCCCACCCTCTTAGCTGTAAACACTGGTGGATCCATATAAGGACCCGTGGGGTCCCGGGACCCTTCGGAAGCCTGAAGAAACACTTGTGAACGACCTTCGGTGCAGTGAAGAGGCTTGTTGTCTCTATGAATGTGCAAGCAACAGAGCttataacaaagaagaagaggttttaatttttgttttaaaagacCTAGCCAAAACGACAACCTTTTTGAGTCAGgtcattataaaaaatttaaaaactaaagtaTCTCTGTTTTCTCTAGAGAGCCTGAGAACCCTGGTATTTTTCAGTATCCCCAATTTATATTTAAGAACTATTAGCCCCAATCGTCGCAACCTTCcaactttaaacccaaattaCCCTATTCTCTACCACCATTTGCCGTTCCACTGCCTTTAGTtgcctaattttatttcttccaaattcatATAAGTTTTTTAATCCTAGTCTCTAGTCCCAACTCCCAATTAATAATACATATGttacattaacaaattttatCTTTGTAGAGTCACTAATTGTGTTATGTTGCTGAAgagaatttgttggttttattacctttgagattaatcttgatgtattcaatgaaccaaattcaatggaaaataGTGATATGAAACCAAATtagtctaatatatatatatatatttttttttttttgaacttttatgtTGGGACCCCCGATTTTAAAATCTTGGATCCGCTACTAGTTATAAATATATCATTTGTATATTAAAAAGTTTCTTATAGCAGCAAATGTGACCTTTCTAAACGATACAATAAATAATTGATTCGAGAAAACAACacatacaaacatgaatttaATTAAGGATCTAGTCAAGTGGATTTGAAAGGTCTTAAACCAATGATATAAAGATAATACTATTCACACACCCAGTTTTGCCTCTCACACAACCTTATTACTTTTTAACTAttaatcttctttaatttatttaatccgacgatcgaaaataaaaaaaatatgtgcgAATAAAAATGAGCGCGTGGGTCGTGCtacccagaaaataataatgttCTACTATTTAGTCGTTTGCATGGGGCACGATCCAATTTTCTAGTGCTTGCCAAAAAGATTCTCACGAGTCTTAATTTAGAAaagattattaatttaataCCCATTTGGACCGGCATTTTGATTTTGCGATGCGGCCTAATTACATAATCTTCCAATTTTGTATTCaaccaaaccaaaagaaaaagtgtCGGCCGTTGAGAATTTCTCCTTCTTGCGCGCCAGCTTTCTACGGCAGAATCTTCCAAGTCGTATATGTATTAATCCCGTATTTCcataaaacttttttttcttcaaaataataaaattaacatatttatattgattctcaatttttttttcttttggagttATAAATACCAAATATGAAATTGCTTTATTCACTGTTAAATAGCCCGTGGAGCATAGTAAACTTGTAAATGGATCGGATTTGATTTGGATCCGATTCAAATCCAATGCAAATTAATAGAAGATGAATGGCATAATTTGATAATCTGATTAAGATATGAATCCGTTATGTTGCAAGTCTAGACCCAAGCCaactattattaatttttcaaataattaattttcatatAAGAAATGGAGGGTTTCACTTTCAAGCAAATAGGTTAAAGGCGTTGTATATGCACTCGAAGTCCTGTGTTCAATCCCTCTCTATTAATTTGATGTAAATTAttgtttgtaaaataaaaaacctcacGTTCAAGGTAAAAATTTGGATTGGGTGAGTTATTACTGAAAAAGTTTATCTTTTTGAAATATATgtatacaaaattgattttctttttaccATCTCATAAAATGTGTAATTTCATGTCGAAATAttaaatatgataaaatatatgTCTTTCGAATTCATTAATAAGATACTTAAATTTAAATCCAtgcaattatttaaaaacttaatatagTAAAAGTCCACTTTCCTTACAGTTCacagcaaaagaaaaatagaaaaaaataaaaaacaaaataaaaaaatctaattaaactACTAATaaataagagagaaaaagaaacgaAATGAAGACGCGTTCTACCTCTCTCTGCTTTAaaacgctctctctctctctctctctctccctcctcccctaTTTGCAGAAGAGACACGTTCCGCGTCGGTCGTCCTCAAAACTCTGACCCAACGACGCAGCCTCTCTCTAGCATTCCAACGCAagacctctctccctctccccatCTCCGTCGCCATCTAAAACCACCCCCTATTTTTCTTGCTGTTTTCGTTTTAAATTTTATCCAAAAATTCGCAGTCTTTTCGATGTACCTCGATTCTCAGATCCATGGGAGGCCGACCCATGTTTCTACATAACCCAATTCTTCGTTCTGCACCTGGGTTTTCACCAATGCCCCAGCCCTAGAAGATCCCACCCCCACCTGAAATCTAACGCCTACTGGGTTTTTTCCCCAAATATCCGCCGTCCGGTCGTGACCCACCTCAGAAGATGAAGGGGAAAAGCCGCTTGTTCACGATCGGGCTCGTTACCGCCTGGTactcgtccaacattggggtttTGCTGCTGAACAAGTACTTGCTAAGCAACTATGGCTTCAAATACCCGATCTTCCTCACCATGTGCCACATGACGGCTTGCTCTCTGCTCAGCTACATCGCAATTGCTTGGATGAAGATGGTTCCGATGCAGACTATTCGATCCCGGGTTCAATTCTTGAAGATCGCGGCGCTCAGCCTGGTGTTTTGTGTCTCCGTCGTGTTTGGGAACATTTCGCTGCGGTATTTGCCGGTGTCGTTTAACCAGGCTATTGGCGCCACCACACCGTTCTTCACTGCGGTTTTCGCCTACTTTATGACTCTCAAAAGGGAGGCTTGGCTCACGTATCTCACCCTCGTTCCTGTTGTTACAGGAGTCATCATTGCAAGTGGGGTATGACCTCTCTTCCTTTGctgttaaattttgttttgtttaatgcAAATTCAACTGTTTATTGAGAATTACTGTGAATTCTGGAAATGCGATGGGATAGGAATCGAGCAACTTTACTTAGACAGGTCTGAATTGTGGCATATGGGTTGGGATGAATTGGTGGCATTTTTTGccaatttggttgtttttgtgtgttataTAATTCCAGTTATCCCCTATAGTTCAATGGGAAGTAAAACCTGACAGTTGTGAGAAGATCTATGAAAACAAAACGGAAAGATAAATTTTTGAACCAGAGATTTTAGTAGGGTAGGACCTGAGATCTGATAAACTCCTGTTAAGCTGAGCTTAATACAAGAGTTTAGCTGAATTGGGGTGAATGAAAAGTACATTGGGTTTATGAAGGTGGGTGGCTTTTTCCAATTTACCTAGTTGATATAGCCGGTAAAGTTGTGAGATTGTGCAGACGTATGTGGAGCCTTCAACTTGATTTGAGCAATGCATCTCATAGTTTGTTCTTTTTACATGGCGCAGGGTGAACCAAGTTTCCATTTATTTGGTTTCTTAATATGCGTAGCAGCAACCGCTGCCAGGGCGCTTAAATCGGTGCTACAAGGGATTTTGCTTTCTTCTGAAGGGTAAGGAATCGTTATGTATTTGCTATTCTCTATTTTGTTGAAGCTGATGCCACTGGTTATCTTCTCTTTTTGGTTAAATGGGTACTTAATGGCTTGCCGTTATATTCCAGGGAGAAGCTGAATTCCATGAACCTCCTTCTGTATATGGCTCCGATAGCCGTTGTTTTCTTACTTCCGGCAACACTTATCATGGAAGAAAATGTTGTTGGTATAACACTAGCTCTTGCAAGAGACGATGTCAAGATCATATGGTACCTACTATTCAATTCGGCGCTGGCATATTTTGTAAATCTGACCAACTTTTTGGTCACAAAGCACACTAGTGCTCTGACTCTTCAGGTTTGTCTCCCTTCTTGATGTGGCATCTTAATAGTTGTCAATCAAAATGTATTTTAAATGCTGTCAACACTTGTTAGGTTCTAGCATGTAGAAGATTTCACGAATACCAGTTACGGTTTAGGGAGATACTGAAATTGCAGGAGTTCTGTCGTCAGGGTTTAAGTTGGTGAAAATTTAGTGGATTTTGTTGCTAATAGGATATGAATCATCCTAATATTATTGGGGTAGATGGCGCTTTACCGCAGCGGCAGAAAGCAATGGTGCCTATGCACCCTGGTGTGTGTTCAATCCCCACCGATCCCCCTCCCCCCAACGAGCAATTTAACCCACTATATCATTTGTcacaaaaaaaatcctaatATTTTAGGGACTAGTTCTGTTTATAGGGTTGAGAAATAATGGTTCATTGGTGGCTATTGAAGGATAGAACCTGCTCGAATATAGCCATATTTTATAGCATGGCTGAATTTATAATCTAGGATCAAGATGCGTAAGATTGCAGGCACTAGTAGGAGAAGAGGTGGGCCATTAGTATGTTGGTCGAAGCTGCAAGAATATTATTTGTAGCTCTGCTGTTCGCATGTCTATGTTGGCTTATGCTTTTGTTTGATGCGTTGAAAAAATGAAATGGATCATGCTTAAATCCAATGTTTACCATATTTTTCTACATTACTTCATGGTTTCCTCCACCTTAATGTGAAAGGTTGAGTGGTATGTGCATTGTCATCATTATGTTTAACGTTTCTTTTCCTAGTCTTGTTGCAAGTAACTAAAGGAACCTTTGGTTATCCAGGTGCTAGGGAACGCTAAAGGAGCTGTAGCTGTTGTGGTCTCGATATTGATTTTTAGAAATCCAGTTTCTGTGACAGGGATGCTGGGTTACACTCTTACAGTCTTTGGAGTGATCCTATACAGTGAAGCCAAGAAACGAAGCAAATCATAGTTCCGGGAAAGCATCAAGTGAAACGTCCTACGTTTTATATTCTGTACTGCTAGAACAGCTTCGGCTGTCCTGGAGGCAAAGTTGGGGGGGTACATGCTAGCAGTTGGTGCCGGGATCTCGCctctacaaattttattttcccCCCGGAAGCCTGAGTACGTGCGTGGCTTCCATTTGTATCAGCAAACAACGCAGGATAAGTTGAAACAGTAGGAAACTTAATAAGTGACTAGTATTATGGTCTTCTATTATTCCCAGATTTTGGGGTTACGGCAGAAATTCAatgtttttatcattttattcttttcatTAAAAGGGTTGTAGTCTGTTATTAACATTTCTTATATTGAATCAATGAAAAACAAATCATTTACAGACTTGCATTTGAGATGCGGACTCGTTTGGCACGCCGTATAAAACACCGAATATACATAATCAGATGTTTGGTGTCCGTTTGTATTAAACAGTCACCAGATTAAATAATCCGACTCCACCTATTCTATACGGTAAACACCTGACTAGTTATTCTCTCCCAAACCACGGTATTGTTTAGTCAGGTAGAAGTCTCTCACTCTCTCCGTCCTCGTGCTAGCTCTCTCGTCTGAAATAGTCACTACATGTTTAACTTCCTATTTGCCAACTGGTTCCGAGGAAGCAAATCTCGGCCAACAACACGAAATATCGCCCGGAATGTCCGATATTTCAAAGGTTGCATGCTTATACATGTACTGCAAATGTTTGTAAAGCATAAGCAAAAATATGATGATGGTcctaaaacatttttttgatcAATGAGATGAGACTACTCAAACCTCCACTTCATTTTCACCTTCCGACCCTTGTAGGTTTCCGACATCTACGTGAGAAGCCAAGCGGAAGAACCCTACGTAACGCATCTCAGCAACTCTGTACTCGATCACAACCGGCAGATGGGAATTCGAAGACAGGTTGATTATCACTTGGCTCGTTGATGGGATGGCTGCGACGAGCGAAGTCATATTGCTCAGACTAATGGTCAGGCTAGCAGGTTCCTCCATGTCTATACTGGTAGCTTCTTCAGGCTGCATGTAACATATAATTGCAGCATGTTAACTGATGTAAAAATTCCCACGTCTAAACAAAAACTAACCATTTATCTGACATTTTTACGGAAGAAATCATATTTCTGAAGAAAAAGAACCTTGTCGACGGTGATGTTGTGCCTGCAAGTGATTTTAGCAGTCCCAGATTCACCTAGGGCGGAGAACTTGACAACTTCATTGCTCACAGACATCTCAAGTTCAActgcatttatttatttaccacATCACTGCGTCAGtaattattttttacaattCTGTAAACATTTTGGTATGTGAAAAAGCATAATACCAGAATCACCGATGCTGCTAAGATCCTTGCAAATCTTAGCAAGCCTCGCCTGCGGCATCTTGACAGTGGCGTGGTACTCTTCTTCTGGAATCCCAAGAAATTCGCCTACAGTCTGCGTTAGCTTCATCTTGAAACGGGAATTCGTATCTCGCGTCTTGATCTTCATGACAGCAAATTTTGAACAAGAAATCAGCAAATTTTTAGAAGAACCAAGCCGAGTTGCAAGGAATGAATTTCAAGTGTCATCACCTCTGCTTTTCTGTAAAGAAATCAAGTCCAATTCTTTCACACAAACTAAACTAAGCCAATCTCCGACAACCAGCCCTGCCCGAAAACCGAGTTTGTATTACGATACCAGCAAATCCCAGAAGATAAGAAAAGAAACTGAAAGAAAATGCAGAATATATATAAGTTGAGGTTTCCATAGACATACCAATAAAATGCAATGCCCGAGTTGAAAGTAGTTGTTCTGCGCCGAAGAGATCAGAAATTTGTTACTGTTCTTGGACGGAAAAATCTTTAAGCCTGAATCTGAATGAATGCCTGTAATTTCTCTCTCTGAAATTTCTTGAATGCGgttattctgttttttttttttctttctttcccgcCAATTATAACCAACTTTTAACAAACTAGCTCTAACTGCTTCAACTGACTATTATCAACTTGGCTGCCCTCAAATAATAACTTGGTGTATGGAGTCATTAGTATAATCACCATTTTCGAGACTTgttttgaaagtgcttttaaaataacaaaaaattattctgATAATGTTTCgcacaaaataattaaatgtgTTTATGGGTTGAAAAGAAGCACTTGAAATGCTTTATGGAAGACGCACTTGCTGTGTGCTTTATGGAAGATGCACTTGCTATgtgcttttaataaaaatgttttttcatgaatcactttcattttttttattaaaaatttcaatgtgCTTTGATCGCTTTGAGCATGagtgttttttaaaaaaacatttCTAAACGAGCCCTTAATGTTATAAGACCATCACAATTTCTTTGTTTGCCGGGGGCCGCCCTTAATGTTATAAGACCATCACAATTTCTTTGTTTGCCGGGGGCCGCCGGGgggcgcgggggggggggggggtggtgtggCGGGCGGtgtgggggtggggggggggggggaggagggGGAAGAGGTAACATAAGACGAAGATGATAGACTCTTCATATATTTGCAAAATGCCGATAAAAATGGTGACAACATGAACTTTACTGCGCACAAAGTCCCGAAGAAGGTCATTTTACTAACTGCCGGACCCAGAATCACATATATGAAGCAAAACACAACAATGTGCCCAAGATTGATGAGCCAAATACAAAAGAGAAGAACCAAGTTTTCTCACTCCGCCATGGAAAAGCGTGAGGTTGAAGAGGGATGCAACACTCTCAAACAAACGAAAGCCATGTAATCGAACATTTAAATACGGAATTTATGCTTCTGGAATGGAGGCTACTGTTGCTGCTGCCGCTGCTGCTGCAGCTGCTGTGCGCTTGATTGATGCAGACTTAATAAGATGGTTGTAGCTCCCCTTCTCCTTGAAAAGCTGGGAGAAATGGTGCTTGCAGTATAAAATGCCCTCCAGGGCGGCGTAGTTTGAGGGAGTAATAGGACAGCCGCCGTGAGAACACTTGAAACACGACTTGTGGTAGGCCTGGCTCTCCACTGTCACCTGCAAAATTTTGGTTCAATAAACTCGAATTTGTTTCgtgggattttttatttttgtttctcaaatttggGGTGAATGGAGTTTGGAAAGACTATAATGCGAGCAGACATGATTTACACAACTGTCCAATTTTCGCATTGGAGATCGACTTCTAAAATGGAATACTACTCCAGGGCATACTGAACATCTAGCCAAAGTACAAGCACGTGATACCCCTGATTCATATCTTTGTGCATTATACGAAAAATGTTCCTTTTCTGAAAACAACTATTGCAGAGGAACTCATTTGTTTCTATAGCGGTCATGTGAAATTCATGTAACCTCGAACACCTCTGGTTATAATTAGGAAATTACAGAACATGTGCTCAACTTATATCAATGCAACGAAGTGCCAGTTCCAGCCAATTCTCTTTTGTTTGGAAcaaaaaagggggaaaagagAATAGTCGAAAGAAAAATTATCAAGAAACGACATATCTTGGGATCCTACCTTCTCCAATGGGTAAGCTGTTTTACCACAAGTAGCACATTTGTCTTGTGTTCCAGAAAACATGCTAGCAGCTTTGCTAGGTGATCTAGTCTGAACCAAACACAAACATTTGAGAATCAGTGTTAACGCGACCTGATAGTAAGAGTAATTTGTTCACTCAAAAACTGAGTTTATAACAGCGATGTAAAGAAGTTTACCAGCTCTGGAGTTAATTTCTCAGCTGACTTTGCAGCTGTTGCAAATTAAATTTACAGAAGATTAAAACAgtaacaataaaaacaaaaatggttTCACCaggaaaaagagaaagacaTACGCGACTGAAAGTTCTTGTTGAAATTGCCAGTCTCCTTGAACAGTTGCTCAAAGTGAGGCTTACAGTACAGGACACCTTCCATTGAGGAAAAATTGCTCAGCTGGAAAGATATATATCACAATAGCCTTAGAAACAAGAAGAAACTTCCATAAACAACTCCATAAGTTACATATCTTAGTTGAACAGAATTCAGGTCAATGGTATGAACAAATCTCACATTCGTGTTCTCTTTCAAACATATGCATTCACACGCCGATAATATCACAAATTAGATATTCTATTAAGGTTGCAAGTATCAGCGAGCAAAAATGTGCGTTCCTCCCCAGAGTTTCGATTATTAACCAATATCCTATGTCATTACACCCATTGGCATGATACTAACAATCCTCACAGAAATCAGAAATCCTTATCTAATTTGGTCTCAAGTATCGATAAAGCAGTAATCTTCATAATTTGCTATGAATCAAACAAAAATGCAGCATCTAAGTTCCACGCGCACACAAAACGGATCGAAAATCGACAACGAAGCACGAAATGAGGCAGAATTGAAGGTTGGCTGAGTACCTTCAAAGTCCCTTTGCAGTGGGTGCATTTGAAGCAAGACTTGTGGTAGGAAATCCCATCAGCAGAAAGCTCCTCCACTGGGTAAACTGTCTTTTCACAAGCCTTGCATTTCTGCTGGGTGCCAATGAAAGACATAATTCTTTCTCCTTCTAGATCTGATTCTTCTCTCCTAACCCAGACCACCACCTCTTAAGCTTCCACCTGCAGGAACAATTAAACAGAAAGAAATGGCAatcaaaatttttgtttggttcccgagaaagtagaagaaagaaaatgtaAAAGCACAGTGATTCATTGACCCAGATAAGGTAAAACAGTAAAGTTACAGAATTTGGCAACTTTATCAACAAATCCACAGAAAACCCACAATCCCAAATCTTTTTTCCAACTTTCCCAGAAACCGATCTAAATGTTTCAGAACATAAGCAGCTAAATTGCAAAAAATTACACATTTTTTCTTAAGATTTTTTCTCTGATCCAACCTTCAAAGCACACAAATGCAAGAACAAATGAATGGAGATCTGGCAGCAGAGATTATAAATTGAAGTCAATAAACATTCTTCAGAGTCAGAAAAGCGTACCCTTAAAAGCTTTAAGGCTGACTGAGTGAAGCTAAAAAATCTCGACAAATAAAAAGGgtagaataaaaaagaaaagattttgAAAAATGGAAAGATCGAAAAAAAGTGAGGAGCGCAAATGGGTCCTTTTCCGTACAGAAGGAATGAGATGGCGGACGGTGAATGGCGAAGGCTTTTTGCAGGGAGCGGATGCGGCGTAGTGGAGGAAGACGACGACGATGAAATTACAGAGATTAGAGCGTGAGAGAGACCCCTCCAAATCCGATGGGAGAGATTTTAAAGGcgttataaaatataaataaaaaggaataaaaatatcCGCGCTGGAAACAATTTGGTTCCACCTTGTATCGTCCAACGACTCTATTTTACGCGGCTTTTCTCGCGCTACGTTACAACATCAAAAGTGGTTTACAATAACTAAAAGCAGTGCTAGTTACATATGATAAGCACTTTTGCCTCGTAGCAGTGCTTTTTTTTTGGAACCACTCGGGTCATTGGGAAACACGAAAATGGATTATATCCGGATTTTTTCCATTTGAACCTTCTAACCAACAAATCTagactcttgaaatttgattcaacggttaaaattattataacttttaatgaGCCTCTtatttttaaccgttagattaaatttcaagacTCTGAATTTGTTGATTAAGAGACtcaggtggaagggatccggagatgatctctTTCCGGAAAgcacttggattttttttataaaaacacttcTTAAAAGGTTagtcttttttatattttaagtaaTTAGAGGATAATTAAATGCATAATATGTGTTTTATCAAATTAAATGCATATAATCGAAGGTTGTGGTTGCACCAAATCATTAGCTGCTGTCTACAtttctaaatttaaaattcgtttGGAAATATGGTATAATAATTATTGTGATTTTGTGATTGGGTGgatgcttcttttttttttttttttttttttttaaatttatttatatttaattttgttcCCAACCAAAACAGAAGATAAACAAACCAACAAATTTGTGAGGAAAAAATGGCTCGACTAGTAGAAGACAAATTGGTTaccaacaaataaaataaaacagacTTACAGCATTTTTTGGGTGTCAAAGGTAACGAATTTTCTAACCTTTATCTATTGCTAGGATTTTAATATTATCCAATTACGTGAACTCACCCTAGGATCAATGTACTTTGCCTCTAATAAGAGTTGCTTATATTTATTCAGagttaaattaatttgtagCTCGAGTGATTTTGaacatttaattttatattcaaCGTAACAAGGTTCTCGATCaatattacttgtattacaaaaaattatttggcCCTTGATCAATATCGCTTATATACAAACATTTactctcttcaatttcttggcTAACTCAATAGGCTCGGGTTGACATTATGAAAACTCATTTTCACTCAATGAAATAGGCAAACCAACTCACCCATATCATTCTAAGGAGGGTCAGTTTGGTTGGATGGGTTCTATGGGTTGAGTTTATTTACTTTCTTTCTTATTCCTAAAGTGAGTGTGAGTGACAAATAATCTAAAATACATATCATTTTAGgcttaaattatgttaatttggtgTTGCAGAATCCCTATTTGTTaatattcaaatttcaattttttaactaaagtataaataaacaagTGCGTCTAATATCTATTTGAATTTTATGCATATGTCTATATAATGTATGTTTAAAAAATGTTGATATTTAGGTGAGTCAATTTCAATCAGGTTAATAATACTTTAACCTAACTCAGCTCATCTATTAAATGAGCAGTCGAGCTTTTACTTGAAATAAAGTTTACAAACCCAACTAACCCAACCAATTTTGATTGGGTTGGTCAGGTTGATCGATAAACCCACTAAAGTACCCAACCCTAACTTTAGGAAAATGATTCAATGTAATAGCTAGCGTTGCAGATTTTAAGTGAAATTGGATGATACTTGTCGTCCACTAAATTTATTCAGCACACATTATTATAACCTTACAAAGTGCTAATCACACGACCATTTATCCTAATTTGATACATTGTGAAATCTCAGTGTAAGATTGATGACCTTTAATGAGTCGGATATGCCGGGTGATGGAACGGCACGCGCTTGAACTGCATGATGAACATAGGACTCACCATAATGATGACCTTTAATTACCTCAAACCATGATAACCATAATTCGGTCCAGTACGCTGCGTTTCGAAGGTGGCTTGTCAACGCCATGCCGTTTCCGGAACAACCCAAAAACGACGTCAAACACTCCTTTTTCCCTCCCTAGTTCATAAAACAGAAGCAGAGACTCAGAGAGCACGGCGAGTTGAGAGCTCAGACGGCGGGCGGACCGAGTCAGACCGAGTCAGAAATGTCGGAATCGTTCTCAACACTCTACGAGCTGCTCATCCAGTAAGTTCCACAGCTCTATCCttctcctatttttttttttttttctctaatttctAGTAATTTTTTAAGATTATCGGATTCAATCTCCAAATCTCTGAGCAAAGCGCCGGATACTCCGCCGGATGACGGCGGCGTCTCCTCGAAAGCCTTATTGGAAGCTCTCCTCCCTCGCAAGCAACCGCCACGAAGCCCTAACATCGACGGTGCTCAGCTTCACACCTCAATCAGGGACTTCGCTCTCGCCTGCGCCGTACTCTCCGCCTCTCAGTCCTCAGCCCACGACCTCCTCTCATGGATCCCCAAGGACCTCTCAGCCGCTGCGGATTCGGCCTTTCGCAAGCTTTCGGAAGCTTATTTAATGGCTTACAGCGAAAAGAACAGTAAGACGATTGCTGAATTGGGTTTGAATTGCGGTTCGGTTCCTGAGGA contains the following coding sequences:
- the LOC137733442 gene encoding probable sugar phosphate/phosphate translocator At3g11320, with the translated sequence MKGKSRLFTIGLVTAWYSSNIGVLLLNKYLLSNYGFKYPIFLTMCHMTACSLLSYIAIAWMKMVPMQTIRSRVQFLKIAALSLVFCVSVVFGNISLRYLPVSFNQAIGATTPFFTAVFAYFMTLKREAWLTYLTLVPVVTGVIIASGGEPSFHLFGFLICVAATAARALKSVLQGILLSSEGEKLNSMNLLLYMAPIAVVFLLPATLIMEENVVGITLALARDDVKIIWYLLFNSALAYFVNLTNFLVTKHTSALTLQVLGNAKGAVAVVVSILIFRNPVSVTGMLGYTLTVFGVILYSEAKKRSKS
- the LOC137734449 gene encoding proliferating cell nuclear antigen-like, which codes for MKIKTRDTNSRFKMKLTQTVGEFLGIPEEEYHATVKMPQARLAKICKDLSSIGDSVELEMSVSNEVVKFSALGESGTAKITCRHNITVDKPEEATSIDMEEPASLTISLSNMTSLVAAIPSTSQVIINLSSNSHLPVVIEYRVAEMRYVGFFRLASHVDVGNLQGSEGENEVEV
- the LOC137734070 gene encoding LIM domain-containing protein WLIM2b-like, with product MSFIGTQQKCKACEKTVYPVEELSADGISYHKSCFKCTHCKGTLKLSNFSSMEGVLYCKPHFEQLFKETGNFNKNFQSPAKSAEKLTPELTRSPSKAASMFSGTQDKCATCGKTAYPLEKVTVESQAYHKSCFKCSHGGCPITPSNYAALEGILYCKHHFSQLFKEKGSYNHLIKSASIKRTAAAAAAAAATVASIPEA